From the Psychrobacillus sp. FSL K6-4046 genome, one window contains:
- the ccpA gene encoding catabolite control protein A encodes MTITIYDVAREANVSMATVSRVVNGNQNVKPVTRQKVLAVIERLDYRPNAVARGLASKKTKTVGVIIPDISNVFYAELVRGIEDIATMYRYNIILTNSDQQEEKEVQLLTTLLSKQVDGVVMMSDYISEEMLHEMNRSNVPVVLAGTVEHSNSFPSVNIEYREAAIDAVNRLIQNGHNRIAFISGSISSPINRDFKLAGYEEALENAGIDVDEDLIVGVDNTYDDGLIAWEQLRKLENPPTAFFAGSDELAIGLIHGAQDSGLNVPNDIEIISFENSKLARMVRPQLTSVVLPLYDIGAVSMRLLTKFMNKEKIEEQNVVLPYRIEERKTVK; translated from the coding sequence ATGACTATCACTATTTATGATGTAGCCAGAGAAGCAAACGTATCGATGGCCACTGTTTCCCGTGTAGTTAATGGCAATCAAAACGTAAAACCAGTAACTCGACAAAAGGTGTTGGCTGTGATTGAACGATTAGATTACCGACCAAACGCAGTGGCAAGAGGCTTGGCAAGTAAAAAAACAAAAACGGTAGGGGTTATTATTCCTGATATATCAAACGTGTTCTATGCCGAGCTTGTTCGAGGGATAGAAGATATTGCTACGATGTATCGCTATAATATTATCTTAACCAATTCGGATCAACAGGAAGAAAAAGAAGTTCAGTTATTGACGACCCTCTTAAGTAAACAGGTAGATGGTGTCGTTATGATGAGTGACTATATTTCAGAGGAAATGCTACATGAGATGAACCGTTCCAATGTGCCAGTTGTTTTGGCAGGCACCGTGGAGCATTCTAATTCTTTCCCTTCTGTAAATATAGAGTATCGTGAGGCAGCTATCGATGCAGTAAACCGACTAATCCAAAATGGACACAATAGGATCGCTTTTATATCGGGTTCCATTTCTTCTCCTATTAATCGTGACTTTAAGCTAGCAGGGTATGAAGAGGCGTTAGAAAATGCAGGTATCGATGTAGATGAGGATTTAATAGTAGGTGTCGATAACACGTATGACGATGGTTTAATAGCGTGGGAGCAGCTAAGAAAATTAGAGAATCCACCAACAGCATTTTTTGCTGGAAGTGACGAACTCGCAATCGGGCTTATTCACGGAGCGCAGGATAGTGGGTTAAATGTTCCTAATGATATCGAAATTATTAGCTTTGAGAATTCTAAGCTTGCTCGAATGGTTCGTCCACAACTAACTAGCGTTGTGCTTCCTTTGTATGATATAGGAGCAGTTTCTATGAGACTCCTTACGAAGTTTATGAATAAGGAAAAAATCGAGGAACAAAATGTAGTGCTTCCTTATCGGATTGAAGAAAGAAAAACAGTAAAATAA
- a CDS encoding GNAT family N-acetyltransferase → MSIKEITIENREKVVSFFKENWGSTEMVVSTGIYLCDQLDGFIFEDNNQIVGLVTYVLKDNEIEVISLDSLQEGKGIGSSLMEKVEYIAMQKKLHVVSLVTTNDNLNALRFYQKRNYRITSIIPNGVNKARNLKPSIPLIGHDGIPLNDELVLKKIL, encoded by the coding sequence ATGAGTATTAAAGAAATAACGATAGAAAATAGAGAAAAGGTTGTTTCATTTTTTAAGGAAAATTGGGGAAGTACTGAGATGGTAGTTTCAACAGGTATCTATCTATGTGATCAATTGGATGGCTTCATTTTCGAGGACAATAATCAGATTGTTGGTTTAGTTACCTATGTTTTGAAAGATAATGAAATTGAGGTTATTTCATTAGATAGTCTCCAAGAAGGAAAGGGCATTGGCTCTTCATTAATGGAAAAGGTCGAATACATAGCAATGCAAAAGAAGCTACATGTAGTAAGTCTAGTAACGACAAATGATAATTTGAACGCTTTGAGATTTTACCAAAAAAGAAATTATAGAATTACATCTATTATTCCTAATGGTGTAAACAAGGCACGAAATTTAAAACCTTCCATACCTTTAATTGGACATGATGGGATCCCATTGAATGATGAGTTAGTATTAAAGAAAATATTGTAG
- a CDS encoding DNA alkylation repair protein, with protein MNMEMVMQELEALGKERTKKNYLSNGAREPLFGVATGAMKPIAKKIKINQQLAEELYATGNYDAMYFAGIIADPKAMKVSDFERWIKGAYFYMLSDYVVAVTLSESDLAQDVADQWIASDEELTSSAGWSCYCWLLGNRKDEEFSKSKISNMLDMVSKSIHDSPERVKSSMNNFIYTVGVSYLPLHEKAIETAKSIGTIEINQHKKKSSLLDAYSNIQKEIDRDRLGFKRKYVRC; from the coding sequence ATGAATATGGAAATGGTAATGCAGGAGCTCGAAGCGTTAGGAAAGGAACGAACTAAAAAAAATTACCTTTCTAACGGTGCCCGGGAACCGCTTTTTGGGGTAGCTACAGGGGCAATGAAGCCAATTGCAAAGAAGATTAAAATTAATCAGCAGTTAGCGGAGGAGCTTTATGCGACAGGCAATTACGATGCGATGTACTTCGCAGGAATTATTGCAGATCCTAAAGCGATGAAGGTGTCTGATTTTGAGCGTTGGATAAAGGGGGCATATTTTTATATGCTGTCTGATTACGTTGTAGCCGTTACATTGTCCGAGTCTGATCTTGCACAAGACGTTGCCGATCAATGGATTGCAAGTGATGAAGAGTTAACAAGCTCAGCTGGTTGGAGCTGTTATTGTTGGCTATTAGGAAATAGAAAAGATGAGGAATTTTCTAAGAGTAAGATATCTAATATGTTGGATATGGTGAGTAAAAGCATACATGATTCGCCCGAGCGAGTTAAATCCTCTATGAATAATTTTATTTACACCGTGGGGGTTTCCTATTTGCCGCTTCATGAAAAGGCTATAGAAACTGCTAAATCAATAGGAACAATAGAAATAAATCAGCATAAGAAAAAAAGTAGCCTTCTGGATGCATATAGCAATATACAAAAAGAAATAGATAGGGATAGACTTGGTTTTAAAAGAAAATATGTAAGATGCTAA
- a CDS encoding acetoin utilization protein AcuC — MAKPAGIECMKKNAVFIFSENQLGYKFSETHPFNQKRLTLTVDLLMEMNSLSPSDIVAPRIATDEELCLVHDPSYIDIVKKASQETESTSKYESYGIGTEDTPIFPQMHEASASLVGGTLTAVDYVMEGKSNHAINLGGGLHHGFKGRASGFCVYNDSSVAIKYMQEKYNARVLYIDTDAHHGDGVQWSFYDDPNVCTVSIHETGRYLFPGTGNITERGTGEGYGTSFNFPIDAFTEDDSFLDIYRTSLTEIVEWFKPDVILSQNGADAHFFDPLTHLYGTMNIYREIPKLAHELAHKYCEGRWIAVGGGGYDIWRVVPRAWSLLWMEMNDIPSPTGNLPKAWLDRWSAESPIPFIPTWMDPNPLYEPIPRKLEITEKNKQMLDKALYQLRSQKSYKKLD; from the coding sequence ATGGCCAAGCCAGCCGGGATTGAATGTATGAAAAAGAATGCTGTTTTTATCTTCTCAGAAAATCAGCTTGGTTATAAATTTTCAGAAACTCATCCCTTTAACCAAAAACGCCTGACACTTACTGTTGACCTTTTAATGGAAATGAATTCACTATCACCTTCGGATATTGTGGCACCCCGTATAGCAACGGATGAAGAACTATGTTTAGTGCATGACCCTAGTTACATTGATATTGTTAAAAAAGCTAGTCAAGAGACAGAGAGCACCTCCAAATATGAGAGTTATGGGATTGGAACGGAAGATACCCCAATTTTCCCCCAAATGCATGAAGCAAGTGCCAGCTTAGTTGGAGGCACACTGACTGCTGTAGATTATGTAATGGAGGGAAAATCGAACCATGCGATAAATTTAGGTGGGGGACTGCATCATGGTTTTAAAGGCAGAGCCTCTGGATTTTGTGTCTATAATGACAGTTCCGTGGCGATTAAATATATGCAGGAAAAGTATAATGCTCGTGTACTTTACATAGACACGGATGCTCATCACGGTGATGGCGTGCAATGGAGCTTCTATGACGACCCTAATGTTTGTACTGTTTCTATTCACGAAACCGGAAGATACCTTTTCCCTGGAACCGGAAATATTACCGAAAGAGGAACTGGTGAAGGCTATGGAACTTCTTTTAATTTCCCCATCGATGCCTTTACAGAGGATGATTCTTTTCTGGATATTTATCGGACAAGCTTAACGGAGATTGTCGAATGGTTTAAGCCTGATGTTATTTTAAGTCAAAATGGTGCCGATGCTCATTTTTTTGACCCCCTCACGCACTTGTATGGAACGATGAATATCTATAGAGAAATACCTAAACTTGCCCACGAGCTAGCACATAAGTATTGTGAAGGTCGTTGGATAGCGGTTGGTGGTGGTGGATATGATATTTGGAGAGTCGTCCCAAGGGCTTGGTCTTTACTTTGGATGGAGATGAATGACATTCCATCGCCAACTGGGAATCTTCCAAAGGCCTGGCTCGATAGATGGAGCGCAGAGTCACCTATTCCCTTTATCCCAACGTGGATGGATCCAAATCCACTATATGAGCCTATACCTAGAAAGCTAGAGATAACGGAAAAGAACAAGCAAATGCTAGATAAAGCTTTGTATCAGCTGCGAAGCCAAAAGTCATACAAAAAGCTAGACTAA
- a CDS encoding acetoin utilization AcuB family protein, translated as MLVEEIMNTSVPTLTPSHTINDALKVLKEKRIRHIPIVNEEREVLGVVTDRDLKEATPSSLQDRKDAEILDLPLEKIMTKNPITGHPLDFVEETASIFYDNRIGCLPIVSQGKLVGMITESDLLYKFIELTGVHQPGSQMEIRVPNRPGVLFEISKVIYEQKVNLLSVLVYPDKNDSEYKILVLRVKTMNPLKLVQAVRDAGFEVLWPSQPGLNV; from the coding sequence ATGCTTGTAGAAGAAATCATGAATACATCAGTACCTACTTTAACACCGTCACATACTATAAATGATGCTTTAAAAGTCTTAAAGGAGAAACGTATTAGGCACATACCAATTGTTAATGAGGAACGTGAAGTTTTAGGGGTGGTAACAGACCGTGACTTAAAGGAAGCAACCCCCTCCTCTCTACAGGATAGAAAGGATGCGGAAATTTTAGATTTGCCATTAGAAAAAATTATGACTAAGAACCCTATTACTGGGCACCCGCTTGATTTTGTCGAAGAAACAGCTAGTATTTTCTACGATAATCGTATAGGTTGCCTACCTATAGTGAGTCAAGGAAAGCTAGTCGGCATGATTACAGAATCGGATCTTCTCTATAAATTTATCGAGCTGACAGGTGTGCATCAGCCGGGATCTCAGATGGAAATACGTGTACCCAACCGACCAGGCGTCTTATTTGAAATATCTAAAGTAATTTATGAGCAAAAAGTGAATTTACTTAGCGTCTTAGTATATCCCGATAAAAATGATAGTGAATACAAAATTCTCGTTTTACGTGTCAAAACGATGAATCCTCTGAAATTGGTTCAAGCAGTAAGAGATGCCGGCTTTGAGGTTTTATGGCCAAGCCAGCCGGGATTGAATGTATGA
- a CDS encoding GNAT family N-acetyltransferase, with amino-acid sequence MEHKKVFYSIEKETKHGPITIEGPVASEELAKLTFHEDLIAFRNPQQQQKAIIEIAKLPEGRIIIVREKDMIVGYCTFLHPDPLERWSQGNMENLIELGAIEVIPKYRGTGVGKELLRVSMMDDAMEDYITITTEYYWHWDLKGTGLNVWEYRKMMEKMMMAGGLEYFATDDPEISSHPANCLMAKIGSRVDNESIQQFDQLRFMNRFMY; translated from the coding sequence GTGGAACATAAAAAAGTATTTTATTCGATAGAGAAAGAGACAAAGCATGGTCCAATTACTATTGAAGGACCCGTAGCATCTGAAGAATTAGCCAAGTTGACTTTCCATGAGGATTTAATAGCATTTCGAAATCCTCAACAACAACAGAAAGCAATTATCGAAATTGCAAAGTTACCAGAGGGTCGGATTATCATTGTTAGAGAAAAGGACATGATTGTTGGGTACTGTACATTTCTTCACCCAGACCCACTAGAACGTTGGTCCCAAGGGAACATGGAAAACTTAATAGAATTAGGGGCTATTGAAGTTATTCCAAAATACCGTGGAACTGGAGTCGGAAAAGAATTACTCAGAGTCTCTATGATGGACGATGCGATGGAAGATTATATAACGATAACAACTGAATACTACTGGCATTGGGATTTAAAAGGAACTGGTTTAAATGTATGGGAGTACCGAAAGATGATGGAAAAAATGATGATGGCTGGTGGCCTTGAATATTTTGCAACAGATGATCCAGAGATTAGCTCTCATCCAGCCAATTGCTTGATGGCCAAAATCGGTAGTCGTGTGGACAATGAATCCATCCAGCAATTTGATCAATTACGTTTTATGAATCGCTTCATGTATTAA
- the acsA gene encoding acetate--CoA ligase, with product MKIEALPVVQEEYQLKDYEKTAQDFQWEEAEKSFSWYETGKVNMAYEAIDRHAASDIKDKVALYYQDVDRKESYTFANMKTWTDKAANVYKEHSNLAKGDRLFIFMPRSPELYFALLGAVKMGAIVGPLFEAFMEGAVYDRLLDSEAKAIVTTPELLGRIPLDRLPDLETVFLVGDNIQEDDKFVDFNKALNNASDEFEIEWVDKEDGLILHYTSGSTGKPKGILHVHYAMVQHYQSMKWVMDIREDDIYWCTADPGWVTGTSYGIFGPWLAGTTSLILGGRFSPDAWYKAIEEYKVTVWYSAPTAFRMLMGAGDGIVKKYDLTSLRHVLSVGEPLNPEVIKWGMQVFNKRIHDTWWMTETGAQMICNYGCLPIKPGSMGKPLPGVKAAIIDNNGVEVPPFTMGNLAIKKGWPSMMRQVWKNQEKFESYFINDEWYFSGDSAYMDDDGYFWFQGRVDDVIMTSGERVGPFEVESKLLEHPAILEAGVIGKPDPVRGEIIKAFVALNEGYEPSDELIADIQQFVKKGLAAHAAPREIEFKDKLPKTRSGKIMRRVLKAWELQLPTGDLSTMED from the coding sequence ATGAAAATCGAAGCGTTACCAGTAGTACAAGAGGAGTATCAATTAAAGGACTATGAGAAAACTGCTCAGGATTTTCAATGGGAGGAAGCTGAAAAGTCTTTTTCCTGGTATGAGACAGGCAAGGTGAATATGGCATACGAAGCGATTGACCGTCATGCAGCATCAGATATTAAGGACAAGGTAGCCTTATATTATCAAGATGTTGATCGCAAGGAGTCATATACATTTGCTAACATGAAAACCTGGACAGACAAAGCTGCAAACGTTTACAAAGAGCACTCTAATTTAGCAAAAGGGGACCGCCTATTTATTTTTATGCCAAGATCTCCGGAATTATATTTTGCTTTGCTAGGGGCAGTAAAAATGGGCGCAATTGTTGGTCCATTGTTTGAAGCCTTTATGGAAGGGGCAGTATATGATCGTTTACTAGATAGCGAAGCGAAGGCAATTGTCACTACACCTGAATTGCTAGGAAGAATACCTTTAGATCGTCTACCAGATTTGGAAACTGTTTTTCTAGTGGGAGACAATATTCAAGAGGATGATAAATTTGTAGATTTTAATAAGGCGTTAAACAATGCCTCTGATGAATTTGAAATAGAATGGGTAGATAAAGAAGATGGACTTATACTGCATTATACTTCTGGCTCTACTGGTAAGCCTAAAGGAATATTACATGTTCATTATGCGATGGTTCAACACTATCAGTCCATGAAATGGGTTATGGATATAAGAGAAGATGATATCTATTGGTGTACGGCAGACCCAGGTTGGGTTACTGGAACTTCCTATGGAATATTTGGACCTTGGCTTGCTGGAACAACTTCCTTAATCTTAGGTGGACGTTTCTCACCAGATGCTTGGTATAAAGCAATAGAAGAATATAAGGTTACGGTTTGGTACAGTGCTCCAACTGCTTTTCGTATGCTAATGGGAGCCGGGGATGGCATCGTGAAGAAATATGATCTAACCTCCCTGCGTCATGTATTATCAGTTGGTGAGCCACTTAACCCTGAGGTTATTAAGTGGGGAATGCAGGTATTCAATAAACGAATTCATGATACTTGGTGGATGACTGAAACAGGCGCTCAAATGATTTGTAACTATGGCTGCCTACCTATTAAGCCAGGCTCCATGGGGAAACCATTGCCAGGCGTTAAGGCTGCAATTATTGATAACAATGGAGTAGAGGTCCCACCATTCACAATGGGTAACCTTGCCATTAAAAAAGGATGGCCATCTATGATGCGTCAGGTTTGGAAAAACCAAGAAAAGTTTGAATCCTATTTTATTAATGATGAATGGTACTTCTCAGGAGATTCCGCATATATGGATGATGATGGTTATTTCTGGTTTCAAGGAAGAGTAGACGACGTAATTATGACCTCAGGTGAGCGTGTAGGTCCATTCGAAGTGGAAAGTAAATTGTTAGAGCATCCTGCAATTCTTGAGGCAGGAGTAATAGGGAAGCCAGATCCAGTCCGTGGAGAGATTATTAAAGCATTTGTTGCTTTAAATGAAGGGTATGAGCCTTCTGATGAGCTCATTGCAGATATTCAGCAATTTGTGAAGAAGGGTCTTGCCGCTCATGCTGCTCCTAGAGAAATTGAGTTTAAGGATAAGCTACCTAAAACCAGAAGCGGTAAGATTATGCGCCGAGTATTAAAGGCATGGGAATTACAGCTTCCAACTGGTGATTTATCTACGATGGAAGACTAG
- a CDS encoding transglycosylase domain-containing protein yields MNKWMEKFHLYKEKVDAWQSTKWARRLRISSSVVWNLCLIFLVVGLILGAFATAVGAGYFTSLIKDEPLRKKEEMRAAVFNYEETSEIYFAGDVYLGKLRTDLERTETDLANVSPYVIDAVLATEDEYFKVHNGIVPKAIFRGLLQDMTNSDTQTGGSTLTQQLIKNQILTNEVSYERKAKEILLAMRLEEFMSKDEILEAYLNIIPYGRNANGRNIAGIETAAQGIFNVKAKDLTLPQAAYIAGIPQAPFKYTPFSNGGVLKEGESLKHGIDRMKVVLYRMKETGYITEAEYQAAVNYDITKDFRQKETLPEEKYPWLTFEIEKRVRDILSVQLAEKDGVDLEALEKDDPLIEKYNIMAQRAASTGGYRIHTTINKDMYEKMLQVRDAFESYGHTYTNISVKDPITGETVTKDFPVQVGSMLIENGTGRILSFLGGRDYNVEQYNHATQAVRSMGSTIKPLVVYAPAIEYGVIGAGSPLADVKFNINDNGNKWSPSNYTTEQELGIISARQAVTTSQNLSTIRLYDQIKDKKPTDFMMKMGFESIEEDEYANLALSIGGMRKGASLEENTNAYGTFANNGQFVDAYMIEKIVDVEGNVVYQHKVEPVDVFSPQTAYIMTDILRDVMTQGTAKLASSRLKFQSDFGAKTGTTQGHSDSWLVGYNPNVSLGVWLGYDEQKLTLFHMNNRYGHPSVRINTLWSNMMNAMYDINPELMDAPNAFQAPEGVVSRSFCGISGLAPSTACEQAGLVKSDLFNAKVMLPTQADDSLVSSSYVVIDGSKYRSLDSTPSEFVTAGGHGVSEDFIKRMLGRFGGDASKLFPNDSSFASNVVSEKVFEADGTPPAPVTTSLTGNTMTWTKSASSDVVGYRVYQVVNGNRVLMATKKEAENYSYQITSPGQYVVVTVDITGLQSGASNIATINAPEPVIPVLPPEEPVEEVPEQPVPGDGNGGGGEVIITPPVEPTPPPEEESTP; encoded by the coding sequence ATGAATAAATGGATGGAGAAATTCCACTTATATAAAGAGAAAGTAGATGCCTGGCAATCAACCAAGTGGGCAAGAAGGTTACGTATATCTTCAAGTGTCGTATGGAATTTATGCTTAATATTTTTAGTAGTCGGCCTCATACTTGGAGCATTTGCTACAGCTGTGGGAGCAGGCTATTTCACTTCTTTAATAAAGGATGAACCTTTAAGAAAGAAAGAAGAAATGCGAGCAGCCGTGTTTAATTATGAAGAGACTTCTGAAATTTACTTTGCAGGGGATGTCTACCTTGGGAAGCTAAGAACAGATTTGGAAAGAACTGAAACAGATCTTGCAAATGTCTCCCCTTATGTCATTGATGCAGTGTTAGCTACGGAGGACGAATACTTTAAAGTCCATAACGGGATTGTTCCTAAAGCCATCTTCAGAGGTCTATTACAGGATATGACGAACTCAGATACTCAAACGGGCGGTTCTACATTAACCCAACAGCTGATTAAAAATCAAATCCTTACAAATGAAGTTTCTTATGAACGAAAAGCTAAGGAAATTCTTTTAGCAATGCGACTAGAAGAGTTTATGAGCAAGGACGAAATATTAGAGGCTTATCTTAATATTATACCGTATGGTAGAAATGCAAACGGTCGTAATATCGCTGGAATCGAAACTGCAGCACAAGGAATTTTTAATGTGAAGGCTAAAGACCTGACTCTCCCACAGGCTGCTTACATTGCAGGTATTCCACAAGCCCCTTTTAAATACACCCCTTTTAGTAATGGTGGAGTATTAAAGGAAGGCGAATCGTTAAAGCATGGTATAGATCGCATGAAAGTCGTACTATATCGGATGAAAGAAACCGGATATATAACAGAAGCGGAATACCAAGCAGCAGTTAACTATGATATTACAAAAGACTTTAGACAAAAGGAAACGTTGCCAGAGGAAAAGTATCCATGGCTTACCTTTGAAATTGAAAAGAGAGTTAGAGATATTTTAAGTGTTCAGCTAGCTGAAAAAGACGGAGTGGATTTAGAAGCTCTAGAAAAAGATGATCCTCTAATTGAAAAGTATAATATTATGGCACAGCGTGCTGCTAGTACGGGTGGGTATCGTATCCATACTACTATTAACAAGGACATGTATGAAAAAATGCTGCAGGTAAGAGATGCGTTTGAGTCTTATGGACATACGTATACGAATATTAGTGTTAAGGATCCTATTACTGGAGAAACAGTCACAAAGGATTTCCCTGTACAAGTTGGAAGTATGCTAATAGAAAATGGAACTGGCCGTATTCTCTCGTTCTTAGGTGGTCGAGATTATAATGTAGAGCAATATAATCATGCTACTCAGGCAGTACGCTCCATGGGTTCTACGATTAAGCCATTGGTAGTTTATGCACCAGCTATTGAATACGGTGTAATTGGAGCAGGAAGTCCTCTTGCAGACGTTAAATTTAATATAAATGACAATGGAAATAAGTGGTCGCCTTCTAACTATACAACGGAACAAGAGCTTGGAATTATTTCCGCTCGACAAGCAGTAACAACTTCCCAAAACTTATCTACCATTAGACTTTATGATCAAATAAAAGATAAAAAGCCAACTGATTTCATGATGAAAATGGGCTTTGAAAGCATTGAAGAAGATGAATATGCTAATCTTGCCCTTTCTATTGGAGGCATGAGAAAAGGTGCTTCTTTAGAAGAAAATACAAATGCATACGGAACTTTTGCGAATAATGGTCAATTTGTTGATGCATATATGATTGAGAAAATTGTAGACGTGGAAGGCAATGTTGTTTACCAGCATAAAGTAGAGCCTGTCGATGTTTTTAGTCCTCAAACAGCATATATTATGACTGATATTTTAAGAGATGTTATGACACAAGGTACTGCTAAGCTGGCAAGCTCTCGTTTAAAATTCCAATCTGACTTTGGTGCGAAAACTGGTACAACACAAGGTCATAGTGATTCATGGTTAGTAGGGTACAATCCAAATGTTTCATTGGGTGTTTGGCTTGGTTATGACGAGCAAAAGCTTACATTATTCCATATGAACAATCGTTATGGGCACCCAAGTGTTCGTATCAATACACTTTGGTCGAACATGATGAATGCGATGTATGACATCAATCCCGAGCTAATGGATGCACCAAATGCTTTCCAAGCACCTGAAGGAGTCGTTTCCAGATCTTTCTGTGGTATTTCCGGTCTAGCACCTTCTACTGCTTGTGAGCAGGCAGGTCTTGTAAAATCGGATTTATTTAATGCGAAGGTTATGCTTCCTACGCAGGCAGACGATAGTCTAGTATCCTCATCTTATGTAGTCATCGACGGTAGTAAATACCGATCATTGGATTCTACTCCAAGCGAATTTGTTACTGCAGGTGGTCACGGAGTAAGTGAGGACTTTATAAAACGAATGCTAGGTCGATTTGGTGGAGACGCTAGTAAGCTATTCCCGAATGATTCATCATTTGCTAGCAATGTAGTTTCAGAAAAGGTATTTGAGGCAGACGGAACTCCCCCTGCTCCAGTAACTACCTCTCTGACAGGTAATACAATGACATGGACGAAATCGGCTTCTAGTGATGTAGTCGGATATCGTGTATACCAAGTCGTTAATGGTAACAGAGTTCTAATGGCAACTAAGAAAGAGGCAGAAAATTATAGCTATCAAATCACCTCTCCAGGTCAATATGTAGTAGTAACAGTTGATATTACCGGATTACAATCTGGTGCATCTAACATAGCTACTATTAATGCTCCAGAGCCTGTGATACCAGTTCTTCCCCCGGAGGAACCAGTAGAAGAAGTGCCTGAACAGCCTGTCCCAGGTGATGGTAATGGCGGTGGCGGTGAGGTAATCATTACACCTCCAGTCGAGCCTACCCCACCACCGGAAGAAGAATCTACACCATAA
- the tyrS gene encoding tyrosine--tRNA ligase — MTNSLIEDLQWRGLLYQQTDAEGMEKLLSTEKISLYCGVDPTADSMHIGHIVPLLTLRRFQMHGHRPILLVGGATGMIGDPSGRSEERQLQTTDQIDLNVQGIKKQMERIFDFQSENGAQMVNNRDWIGPMSVIEFLRDYGKLININYMLGKDSIASRLDSGLSFTEFTYTLIQGIDFNHLFNHYGCRVQVGGSDQWGNITTGLEMIRKTHEEETKAYGITIPLVTKADGTKFGKSASGAVWLDAQKTSPYEFYQFWINTADADVIKYLKIFTFLERAEIEALEVTVQNEPHLRKAQITLAEEMTRLVHGQESLDQAVRISQALFSGNLKALTASEMKDAFKDVPTVEMEKEDKNIVDFIVEATVSPSKRQAREDVTNGAISINGERITEIGYVVGQEDRLEDEFMIIRRGKKNYKMIKFV, encoded by the coding sequence ATGACAAACTCATTAATTGAAGACCTACAATGGAGAGGCCTTTTGTATCAACAAACGGATGCAGAAGGAATGGAAAAACTACTATCTACTGAAAAAATCTCTCTATATTGTGGAGTTGACCCAACCGCAGACAGTATGCACATTGGGCACATCGTTCCACTCCTAACACTTCGTAGATTTCAAATGCACGGACATCGTCCTATTCTTTTAGTAGGAGGAGCTACCGGAATGATTGGAGATCCTTCAGGTCGTTCGGAGGAAAGACAACTGCAAACTACTGATCAAATTGATTTAAATGTCCAAGGGATTAAAAAGCAGATGGAACGAATCTTTGATTTTCAATCTGAAAATGGAGCACAGATGGTAAACAATCGAGACTGGATTGGACCAATGTCGGTTATTGAATTTTTAAGAGACTACGGAAAACTTATTAATATCAATTACATGCTTGGGAAGGATTCTATTGCATCACGTTTAGATTCAGGACTGTCATTCACAGAGTTTACGTACACATTAATCCAAGGTATCGACTTCAACCACTTATTCAATCATTATGGCTGCCGTGTTCAAGTAGGTGGATCCGATCAATGGGGGAATATTACGACTGGTTTAGAAATGATTCGCAAAACACATGAAGAGGAAACTAAGGCATATGGTATTACAATTCCATTAGTGACGAAAGCGGATGGTACGAAGTTCGGTAAATCTGCCTCTGGTGCTGTGTGGTTAGATGCTCAAAAAACTTCACCGTATGAGTTTTACCAATTCTGGATTAATACAGCTGATGCAGATGTGATTAAATACTTGAAGATTTTCACTTTCCTAGAGAGAGCTGAAATTGAAGCATTAGAAGTAACCGTGCAAAATGAGCCGCACTTACGTAAAGCCCAAATAACACTTGCAGAAGAAATGACTCGCCTAGTACATGGTCAAGAATCATTAGACCAAGCAGTGAGAATCTCTCAGGCGCTATTTAGTGGAAACTTAAAAGCACTTACAGCAAGTGAAATGAAAGATGCTTTTAAGGATGTTCCAACCGTGGAAATGGAAAAAGAGGATAAAAACATAGTTGACTTTATAGTGGAAGCCACAGTGTCTCCATCTAAAAGACAGGCTCGTGAAGATGTAACAAATGGGGCTATCTCGATCAATGGAGAGCGAA